One window from the genome of Lepisosteus oculatus isolate fLepOcu1 chromosome 25, fLepOcu1.hap2, whole genome shotgun sequence encodes:
- the LOC102687191 gene encoding ventricular natriuretic peptide translates to MAKLDVYCSFLILLIIYNAARASTLFNRYSTQDLDTLKDIIERLEEKLTPSEENELYPGSEELSMDSGEDALVSPGILRQQEENLLLNPNRLIQENSPRSRLRDLAGLARTTKSFGGCFGNRVDRIGSWSGLGCNSSKFGTKKRIFGN, encoded by the exons ATGGCAAAGTTAGACGTTTActgttcctttttaattttgttgataATATACAATGCAGCAAGGGCAAGCACTTTGTTCAATAGGTACAGCACCCAAGATCTCGACACTCTGAAG GACATAATTGAGCGACTAGAAGAGAAACTGACCCCCAGTGAAGAAAATGAACTCTACCCCGGATCAGAAGAACTAAGTATGGATTCAGGCGAAGACGCTCTTGTTTCTCCGGGGATTCTTCGACAGCAAGAGGAAAATCTGTTGCTGAATCCTAACAGATTAATCCAAGAAAATTCGCCAAGATCCCGACTCCGAGATTTGGCTGGTTTGGCGAGGACCACTAAGTCTTTCGGTGGTTGTTTTGGAAATAGAGTTGACAGAATTGGTTCCTGGAGTGGATTAGGATGCAACAGCTCCAAATTTG GTACCAAGAAGAGAATATTCGGCAACTGA
- the clcn6 gene encoding H(+)/Cl(-) exchange transporter 6 isoform X3, translated as MDNKTARKYEAVKWMVVFAIGVCTGLVGLFVDYFVRLFSQIKLNLVGKSVEECSEKGCLALSLLELLAFNMTFIFFASVLVLIEPIAAGSGIPEIKSYLNGVKIPGIVRFRTFVCKAVGVLFSVAGGLFVGKEGPMIHCGSIIGAGLPQFQSITFKKIRFNFPYFRSDRDKRDFVSAGAAAGVAAAFGAPIGGTLFSLEEGSSFWNQALTWKVLFCSMSATFTLNFFRSGIMFNSWGTFQLPGLLNFGEFKCSDGNKKCHLWTAVDLAFFVVMGIGGGLLGALFNCMNKRLAKYRMRNVHPKAKFVRLLESLLVSMVTTIVIFVASMTLGKCQNLSSPTTDNTTLLLQSPASEDGNSTIKQFFCRNKTYNDMAALFFNPQEVAIHQLFHQDGTFSPETLTIFFVLYFLLACWTYGVSVPSGLFVPSLLCGAAYGRLVANILKTNIGLDIYAGTFALIGAASFLGGVVRMTISLTVILIESTNEISYGLPIMITLMVAKWTGDFFNKGIYDIYIVLKGAPLLEWETEVEMDKLTASDIMEPNLTYVYPHTRIQSLVSILRTTVYHAFPVVTENRGNETEFMKGNILISNNIRFKKSSILTRAGEQRRRSQSMKSYPSSELRNVCDDQVSAEPVDEGQDMLQQMLERRHVPYPNLYPDQSPSEEWTMEERFRPLTFHGLILRSQLVTLLIRGVCYAENQSSATQPRLSFSEMTEDYPRYPDIHDLDLLLLNPRMIVDVTPYMNPCPYTVSPNTHVSQVFNLFRTMGLRHLPVVNAVGEIVGIITRHNLTQEFLLAKLRQHYITM; from the exons ATGGACAATAAG ACAGCCAGAAAGTATGAAGCAGTGAAGTGGATGGTTGTATTTGCCATTGGGGTCTGTACCGGTCTG gtGGGTCTTTTTGTTGATTATTTTGTAAGGCTCTTCTCTCAGATCAAGTTGAACTTGGTTGGAAAAT CTGTGGAGGAATGCAGTGAAAAGGGCTGTCTTGCTTTATCCCTATTAGAACTACTGGCTTTCAACATGACCTTTATCTTTTTTGCTAGTGTTTTAGTTCTTATTGAG CCTATAGCTGCAGGGTCAGGTATACCTGAGATAAAGAGCTACTTGAACGGGGTGAAAATTCCTGGTATTGTGAGATTCCGGACCTTCGTGTGCAAGGCAGTGGGAGTTCTGTTCTCTGTGGCTGGAG GACTCTTTGTTGGGAAAGAGGGCCCAATGATTCACTGCGGCTCCATCATAGGAGCAGGCCTGCCTCAG TTTCAGAGCATCACTTTTAAGAAAATTCGCTTCAATTTCCCCTATTTCCGTAGCGACAG AGACAAGAGGGACTTTGTGTCAGCAGGGGCTGCAGCTGGTGTGGCAGCTGCTTTTGGGGCTCCTATAGGAGGAACACTGTTTAGCCTGGAGGAAGGGTCATCCTTTTGGAACCAGGCACTCACATGGAAAGTG TTGTTCTGTTCCATGTCGGCCACCTTCACCCTCAATTTCTTCCGCTCAGGAATTATGTTCAACAGCTGGGGCACTTTTCAGCTCCCAGGGCTTCTAAACTTTGGAGAGTTTAAG TGCTCGGATGGCAATAAGAAGTGTCACCTGTGGACCGCagtggacctggccttctttgTGGTGATGGGAATAGGTGGCGGCTTGCTAGGAGCTCTATTCAACTGCATGAACAAGAGGCTGGCCAAGTACCGCATGAGGAATGTGCATCCCAAAGCCAAGTTCGTCAG ACTACTGGAGAGCCTTCTAGTTTCCATGGTTACAACAATAGTGATATTTGTGGCCTCCATGACTCTTGGGAAATGCCAGAACCTCTCTTCTCCTACCACTGACAATACCACCCTGCTGCTGCAA AGCCCTGCCTCCGAGGATGGAAACTCCACCATAAAGCAGTTCTTCTGCCGAAACAAAACCTACAACGACATGGCGGCTCTCTTCTTCAATCCACAGGAAGTGGCCATCCACCAACTGTTCCACCAAGACG GTACATTTAGTCCTGAGACTTTGACTATTTTCTTTGTGCTGTATTTTCTGCTGGCTTGCTGGACCTACGGTGTCTCTGTGCCGAGTGGCCTATTCGTGCCCTCCCTGCTGTGTGGGGCTGCGTACGGCCGACTTGTAGCAAACATCCTGAAAAC AAACATAGGATTGGACATTTACGCTGGGACCTTCGCTTTGATTGGTGCAGCTTCTTTTCTTGGGGGTGTGGTCCGGATGACCATCAGCCTGACTGTCATTCTAATCGAATCGACCAATGAAATATCATACGGGCTGCCCATCATGATAACTCTCATG GTAGCAAAGTGGACTGGAGATTTCTTCAACAAGGGCATATATGATATCTATATTGTTCTCAAAGGAGCGCCTTTATTGGAGTGGGAGACAGAGGTTGAGATGGATAA actGACAGCTAGTGACATTATGGAGCCCAATCTGACCTATGTGTACCCCCACACTCGTATCCAGTCTCTGGTCAGCATCCTGAGGACCACAGTGTACCATGCTTTCCCTGTGGTAACAGAGAACCGAGGCAACGAGACAGAATTCATGAAAGGGAACATTCTCATTAGCAACAACATCAGGTTTAAG AAGTCAAGTATCCTGACCCGGGCCGGGGAGCAGCGGCGCCGGAGCCAGTCCATGAAGTCGTACCCGTCAAGCGAGCTGCGCAACGTGTGCGACGATCAGGTCAGCGCCGAGCCGGTGGACGAAGGACAGGACATGCTGCAACAGATGCTGGAGAGGAG ACATGTGCCTTATCCCAACCTGTACCCTGACCAGTCGCCCAGCGAGGAGTGGACTATGGAGGAGCGCTTCCGCCCTTTGACCTTTCATGGTCTAATCCTGCGCTCCCAGCTGGTCACTCTGCTGATACGCGGTGTGTGCTATGCAGAAAACCAATCG AGTGCAACACAGCCACGGCTCTCATTCAGTGAGATGACTGAAGACTATCCTCGATACCCCGATATCCACGACTTGGATCTGCTCTTACTCAACCCTAGGATGATAGTG GATGTCACACCATACATGAACCCTTGTCCGTACACTGTGTCTCCGAACACCCACGTCTCtcaagtcttcaacctcttcaGAACCATGGGACTGAGACATTTGCCTGTGGTCAACGCTGTAGGAGAG atcgTTGGGATCATCACCAGGCACAATCTGACCCAGGAGTTTCTCCTGGCCAAGCTTAGGCAGCACTACATCACCATGTGA
- the clcn6 gene encoding H(+)/Cl(-) exchange transporter 6 isoform X2 encodes MACCGSCLCCQCCCREGETRTPEELTILGETHDEDDEILPRKDYESLDYDKCINEPYVEVLEGMDNKTARKYEAVKWMVVFAIGVCTGLVGLFVDYFVRLFSQIKLNLVGKSVEECSEKGCLALSLLELLAFNMTFIFFASVLVLIEPIAAGSGIPEIKSYLNGVKIPGIVRFRTFVCKAVGVLFSVAGGLFVGKEGPMIHCGSIIGAGLPQFQSITFKKIRFNFPYFRSDRDKRDFVSAGAAAGVAAAFGAPIGGTLFSLEEGSSFWNQALTWKVLFCSMSATFTLNFFRSGIMFNSWGTFQLPGLLNFGEFKCSDGNKKCHLWTAVDLAFFVVMGIGGGLLGALFNCMNKRLAKYRMRNVHPKAKFVRLLESLLVSMVTTIVIFVASMTLGKCQNLSSPTTDNTTLLLQSPASEDGNSTIKQFFCRNKTYNDMAALFFNPQEVAIHQLFHQDGTFSPETLTIFFVLYFLLACWTYGVSVPSGLFVPSLLCGAAYGRLVANILKTNIGLDIYAGTFALIGAASFLGGVVRMTISLTVILIESTNEISYGLPIMITLMVAKWTGDFFNKGIYDIYIVLKGAPLLEWETEVEMDKLTASDIMEPNLTYVYPHTRIQSLVSILRTTVYHAFPVVTENRGNETEFMKGNILISNNIRFKKSSILTRAGEQRRRSQSMKSYPSSELRNVCDDQVSAEPVDEGQDMLQQMLERRHVPYPNLYPDQSPSEEWTMEERFRPLTFHGLILRSQLVTLLIRGVCYAENQSSATQPRLSFSEMTEDYPRYPDIHDLDLLLLNPRMIVDVTPYMNPCPYTVSPNTHVSQVFNLFRTMGLRHLPVVNAVGEIVGIITRHNLTQEFLLAKLRQHYITM; translated from the exons ATGGCGTGTTGTGGGAGCTGTCTGTGTTGTCAGTGCTGCTGCAGGGAAGGGGAGACCAGGACGCCCGAGGAACTG ACAATTCTAGGGGAAACtcatgatgaagatgatgaaatcCTTCCAAGAAAAGATTATGAG AGTTTGGACTATGACAAATGCATCAATGAACCCTATGTGGAGGTTTTGGAGGGAATGGACAATAAG ACAGCCAGAAAGTATGAAGCAGTGAAGTGGATGGTTGTATTTGCCATTGGGGTCTGTACCGGTCTG gtGGGTCTTTTTGTTGATTATTTTGTAAGGCTCTTCTCTCAGATCAAGTTGAACTTGGTTGGAAAAT CTGTGGAGGAATGCAGTGAAAAGGGCTGTCTTGCTTTATCCCTATTAGAACTACTGGCTTTCAACATGACCTTTATCTTTTTTGCTAGTGTTTTAGTTCTTATTGAG CCTATAGCTGCAGGGTCAGGTATACCTGAGATAAAGAGCTACTTGAACGGGGTGAAAATTCCTGGTATTGTGAGATTCCGGACCTTCGTGTGCAAGGCAGTGGGAGTTCTGTTCTCTGTGGCTGGAG GACTCTTTGTTGGGAAAGAGGGCCCAATGATTCACTGCGGCTCCATCATAGGAGCAGGCCTGCCTCAG TTTCAGAGCATCACTTTTAAGAAAATTCGCTTCAATTTCCCCTATTTCCGTAGCGACAG AGACAAGAGGGACTTTGTGTCAGCAGGGGCTGCAGCTGGTGTGGCAGCTGCTTTTGGGGCTCCTATAGGAGGAACACTGTTTAGCCTGGAGGAAGGGTCATCCTTTTGGAACCAGGCACTCACATGGAAAGTG TTGTTCTGTTCCATGTCGGCCACCTTCACCCTCAATTTCTTCCGCTCAGGAATTATGTTCAACAGCTGGGGCACTTTTCAGCTCCCAGGGCTTCTAAACTTTGGAGAGTTTAAG TGCTCGGATGGCAATAAGAAGTGTCACCTGTGGACCGCagtggacctggccttctttgTGGTGATGGGAATAGGTGGCGGCTTGCTAGGAGCTCTATTCAACTGCATGAACAAGAGGCTGGCCAAGTACCGCATGAGGAATGTGCATCCCAAAGCCAAGTTCGTCAG ACTACTGGAGAGCCTTCTAGTTTCCATGGTTACAACAATAGTGATATTTGTGGCCTCCATGACTCTTGGGAAATGCCAGAACCTCTCTTCTCCTACCACTGACAATACCACCCTGCTGCTGCAA AGCCCTGCCTCCGAGGATGGAAACTCCACCATAAAGCAGTTCTTCTGCCGAAACAAAACCTACAACGACATGGCGGCTCTCTTCTTCAATCCACAGGAAGTGGCCATCCACCAACTGTTCCACCAAGACG GTACATTTAGTCCTGAGACTTTGACTATTTTCTTTGTGCTGTATTTTCTGCTGGCTTGCTGGACCTACGGTGTCTCTGTGCCGAGTGGCCTATTCGTGCCCTCCCTGCTGTGTGGGGCTGCGTACGGCCGACTTGTAGCAAACATCCTGAAAAC AAACATAGGATTGGACATTTACGCTGGGACCTTCGCTTTGATTGGTGCAGCTTCTTTTCTTGGGGGTGTGGTCCGGATGACCATCAGCCTGACTGTCATTCTAATCGAATCGACCAATGAAATATCATACGGGCTGCCCATCATGATAACTCTCATG GTAGCAAAGTGGACTGGAGATTTCTTCAACAAGGGCATATATGATATCTATATTGTTCTCAAAGGAGCGCCTTTATTGGAGTGGGAGACAGAGGTTGAGATGGATAA actGACAGCTAGTGACATTATGGAGCCCAATCTGACCTATGTGTACCCCCACACTCGTATCCAGTCTCTGGTCAGCATCCTGAGGACCACAGTGTACCATGCTTTCCCTGTGGTAACAGAGAACCGAGGCAACGAGACAGAATTCATGAAAGGGAACATTCTCATTAGCAACAACATCAGGTTTAAG AAGTCAAGTATCCTGACCCGGGCCGGGGAGCAGCGGCGCCGGAGCCAGTCCATGAAGTCGTACCCGTCAAGCGAGCTGCGCAACGTGTGCGACGATCAGGTCAGCGCCGAGCCGGTGGACGAAGGACAGGACATGCTGCAACAGATGCTGGAGAGGAG ACATGTGCCTTATCCCAACCTGTACCCTGACCAGTCGCCCAGCGAGGAGTGGACTATGGAGGAGCGCTTCCGCCCTTTGACCTTTCATGGTCTAATCCTGCGCTCCCAGCTGGTCACTCTGCTGATACGCGGTGTGTGCTATGCAGAAAACCAATCG AGTGCAACACAGCCACGGCTCTCATTCAGTGAGATGACTGAAGACTATCCTCGATACCCCGATATCCACGACTTGGATCTGCTCTTACTCAACCCTAGGATGATAGTG GATGTCACACCATACATGAACCCTTGTCCGTACACTGTGTCTCCGAACACCCACGTCTCtcaagtcttcaacctcttcaGAACCATGGGACTGAGACATTTGCCTGTGGTCAACGCTGTAGGAGAG atcgTTGGGATCATCACCAGGCACAATCTGACCCAGGAGTTTCTCCTGGCCAAGCTTAGGCAGCACTACATCACCATGTGA
- the clcn6 gene encoding H(+)/Cl(-) exchange transporter 6 isoform X1, whose translation MACCGSCLCCQCCCREGETRTPEELVQWTILGETHDEDDEILPRKDYESLDYDKCINEPYVEVLEGMDNKTARKYEAVKWMVVFAIGVCTGLVGLFVDYFVRLFSQIKLNLVGKSVEECSEKGCLALSLLELLAFNMTFIFFASVLVLIEPIAAGSGIPEIKSYLNGVKIPGIVRFRTFVCKAVGVLFSVAGGLFVGKEGPMIHCGSIIGAGLPQFQSITFKKIRFNFPYFRSDRDKRDFVSAGAAAGVAAAFGAPIGGTLFSLEEGSSFWNQALTWKVLFCSMSATFTLNFFRSGIMFNSWGTFQLPGLLNFGEFKCSDGNKKCHLWTAVDLAFFVVMGIGGGLLGALFNCMNKRLAKYRMRNVHPKAKFVRLLESLLVSMVTTIVIFVASMTLGKCQNLSSPTTDNTTLLLQSPASEDGNSTIKQFFCRNKTYNDMAALFFNPQEVAIHQLFHQDGTFSPETLTIFFVLYFLLACWTYGVSVPSGLFVPSLLCGAAYGRLVANILKTNIGLDIYAGTFALIGAASFLGGVVRMTISLTVILIESTNEISYGLPIMITLMVAKWTGDFFNKGIYDIYIVLKGAPLLEWETEVEMDKLTASDIMEPNLTYVYPHTRIQSLVSILRTTVYHAFPVVTENRGNETEFMKGNILISNNIRFKKSSILTRAGEQRRRSQSMKSYPSSELRNVCDDQVSAEPVDEGQDMLQQMLERRHVPYPNLYPDQSPSEEWTMEERFRPLTFHGLILRSQLVTLLIRGVCYAENQSSATQPRLSFSEMTEDYPRYPDIHDLDLLLLNPRMIVDVTPYMNPCPYTVSPNTHVSQVFNLFRTMGLRHLPVVNAVGEIVGIITRHNLTQEFLLAKLRQHYITM comes from the exons ATGGCGTGTTGTGGGAGCTGTCTGTGTTGTCAGTGCTGCTGCAGGGAAGGGGAGACCAGGACGCCCGAGGAACTGGTACAATGG ACAATTCTAGGGGAAACtcatgatgaagatgatgaaatcCTTCCAAGAAAAGATTATGAG AGTTTGGACTATGACAAATGCATCAATGAACCCTATGTGGAGGTTTTGGAGGGAATGGACAATAAG ACAGCCAGAAAGTATGAAGCAGTGAAGTGGATGGTTGTATTTGCCATTGGGGTCTGTACCGGTCTG gtGGGTCTTTTTGTTGATTATTTTGTAAGGCTCTTCTCTCAGATCAAGTTGAACTTGGTTGGAAAAT CTGTGGAGGAATGCAGTGAAAAGGGCTGTCTTGCTTTATCCCTATTAGAACTACTGGCTTTCAACATGACCTTTATCTTTTTTGCTAGTGTTTTAGTTCTTATTGAG CCTATAGCTGCAGGGTCAGGTATACCTGAGATAAAGAGCTACTTGAACGGGGTGAAAATTCCTGGTATTGTGAGATTCCGGACCTTCGTGTGCAAGGCAGTGGGAGTTCTGTTCTCTGTGGCTGGAG GACTCTTTGTTGGGAAAGAGGGCCCAATGATTCACTGCGGCTCCATCATAGGAGCAGGCCTGCCTCAG TTTCAGAGCATCACTTTTAAGAAAATTCGCTTCAATTTCCCCTATTTCCGTAGCGACAG AGACAAGAGGGACTTTGTGTCAGCAGGGGCTGCAGCTGGTGTGGCAGCTGCTTTTGGGGCTCCTATAGGAGGAACACTGTTTAGCCTGGAGGAAGGGTCATCCTTTTGGAACCAGGCACTCACATGGAAAGTG TTGTTCTGTTCCATGTCGGCCACCTTCACCCTCAATTTCTTCCGCTCAGGAATTATGTTCAACAGCTGGGGCACTTTTCAGCTCCCAGGGCTTCTAAACTTTGGAGAGTTTAAG TGCTCGGATGGCAATAAGAAGTGTCACCTGTGGACCGCagtggacctggccttctttgTGGTGATGGGAATAGGTGGCGGCTTGCTAGGAGCTCTATTCAACTGCATGAACAAGAGGCTGGCCAAGTACCGCATGAGGAATGTGCATCCCAAAGCCAAGTTCGTCAG ACTACTGGAGAGCCTTCTAGTTTCCATGGTTACAACAATAGTGATATTTGTGGCCTCCATGACTCTTGGGAAATGCCAGAACCTCTCTTCTCCTACCACTGACAATACCACCCTGCTGCTGCAA AGCCCTGCCTCCGAGGATGGAAACTCCACCATAAAGCAGTTCTTCTGCCGAAACAAAACCTACAACGACATGGCGGCTCTCTTCTTCAATCCACAGGAAGTGGCCATCCACCAACTGTTCCACCAAGACG GTACATTTAGTCCTGAGACTTTGACTATTTTCTTTGTGCTGTATTTTCTGCTGGCTTGCTGGACCTACGGTGTCTCTGTGCCGAGTGGCCTATTCGTGCCCTCCCTGCTGTGTGGGGCTGCGTACGGCCGACTTGTAGCAAACATCCTGAAAAC AAACATAGGATTGGACATTTACGCTGGGACCTTCGCTTTGATTGGTGCAGCTTCTTTTCTTGGGGGTGTGGTCCGGATGACCATCAGCCTGACTGTCATTCTAATCGAATCGACCAATGAAATATCATACGGGCTGCCCATCATGATAACTCTCATG GTAGCAAAGTGGACTGGAGATTTCTTCAACAAGGGCATATATGATATCTATATTGTTCTCAAAGGAGCGCCTTTATTGGAGTGGGAGACAGAGGTTGAGATGGATAA actGACAGCTAGTGACATTATGGAGCCCAATCTGACCTATGTGTACCCCCACACTCGTATCCAGTCTCTGGTCAGCATCCTGAGGACCACAGTGTACCATGCTTTCCCTGTGGTAACAGAGAACCGAGGCAACGAGACAGAATTCATGAAAGGGAACATTCTCATTAGCAACAACATCAGGTTTAAG AAGTCAAGTATCCTGACCCGGGCCGGGGAGCAGCGGCGCCGGAGCCAGTCCATGAAGTCGTACCCGTCAAGCGAGCTGCGCAACGTGTGCGACGATCAGGTCAGCGCCGAGCCGGTGGACGAAGGACAGGACATGCTGCAACAGATGCTGGAGAGGAG ACATGTGCCTTATCCCAACCTGTACCCTGACCAGTCGCCCAGCGAGGAGTGGACTATGGAGGAGCGCTTCCGCCCTTTGACCTTTCATGGTCTAATCCTGCGCTCCCAGCTGGTCACTCTGCTGATACGCGGTGTGTGCTATGCAGAAAACCAATCG AGTGCAACACAGCCACGGCTCTCATTCAGTGAGATGACTGAAGACTATCCTCGATACCCCGATATCCACGACTTGGATCTGCTCTTACTCAACCCTAGGATGATAGTG GATGTCACACCATACATGAACCCTTGTCCGTACACTGTGTCTCCGAACACCCACGTCTCtcaagtcttcaacctcttcaGAACCATGGGACTGAGACATTTGCCTGTGGTCAACGCTGTAGGAGAG atcgTTGGGATCATCACCAGGCACAATCTGACCCAGGAGTTTCTCCTGGCCAAGCTTAGGCAGCACTACATCACCATGTGA
- the LOC107075561 gene encoding brain natriuretic peptide-like: MQVLTDLSFFYALLLLLNAQLCSAQPFHTDTVAKDVENLKTLLQRLEEAFPSPDEQEPFLSEQSEEGVFDDLPGEAQSEQPRDELHPKTTDLEKYLSARDLQTLRSAHSSSKRYSGCFGRRLDRIGSMSSLGCNTSSRYRSKRS; the protein is encoded by the exons ATGCAGGTGCTCACAGATCTCTCTTTCTTCTACGCTCTTCTTCTGCTGTTgaatgcacagctctgcagCGCACAGCCTTTCCACACCGACACTGTGGCGAAAGACGTGGAGAATCTGAAG ACTTTGCTTCAACGACTGGAAGAAGCTTTTCCATCGCCTGACGAACAGGAGCCTTTCCTCTCAGAGCAGTCTGAAGAGGGAGTCTTCGACGACCTCCCGGGAGAGGCACAGAGCGAACAGCCACGAGATGAACTACACCCCAAAACCACCGACTTGGAGAAGTATCTGTCCGCAAGAGATCTGCAAACACTGCGTAGCGCCCACTCGTCGTCAAAACGATATTCCGGATGCTTCGGGAGAAGGCTGGATAGAATCGGTTCAATGAGCTCTCTCGGGTGCAACACTTCATCGCGATACA GGTCGAAAAGAAGCTGA
- the mthfr gene encoding methylenetetrahydrofolate reductase (NADPH) — translation MVNELPQTDSSGQPWRCDSSGPSSSGGDSSKESSRCSTPILDTDRAERLRDKMRRRTDSGDCWFSLEFFPPRTSSGAVNLISRFDRMGAGGPLFIDVTWHPAGDPGSDKETSSMMIASTAVNYCGLETVLHLTCCNQTKQQITAHLSKAKHLGLKNIMALRGDPMGAEWEEEEGGFNYATDLVKHIRSEFGDYFDICVAGYPTGHPEAVTYEDDLKHLKEKVDVGADFIVTQLFFRPETFLKFVKDCRAMGITCPILPGIFPIQGYQSLRQLVKLSKLEVPEEIKQVIEPIKDNDAAIRNYGIDQAVGMCRVLLKSGVVPGLHFYTLNREVATMEVLKQLGLWIEDPRRPLPWAVSAHPKRKVEDVRPIFWASRPKSYIYRTQEWDEFPNGRWGNSSSPAFGELNDYYLFYLKSKCSKEALLKMWGEELMNEESVFEVFTNYITAQPNCAGNKVMCLPWNEDPLAPETNLLKDQLEKVNRRGVLTINSQPNINGSPSSDPVVGWGPPGGYVFQKAYLEFFTSSENVTALLQVLKKYEPRVNYHIVNVKGKNITNAHEMQPNAVTWGIFPGREIVQPTVVDPVSFMFWKDEAFALWIEQWAKLYEEESPSRMIIQYIHDNYYLVNLVDNDFPLDSCLWQVIEDMFELLDSPAEHPE, via the exons ATGGTGAACGAGCTGCCGCAGACGGACAGCAGCGGCCAGCCCTGGCGCTGCGACTCCAGCGGGCCGAGCAGCAGCGGGGGGGACAGCTCCAAGGAGAGCTCCCGCTGCTCCACGCCAATCCTGGACACCGACCGCGCCGAACGCCTGCGCGACAAGATGAGGAGGCGCACGGACTCGGGGGACTGCTGGTTCTCCCTGGAGTTCTTCCCTCCTCGCACCTCCAGCGGAGCTGTGAACCTCATCTCCAG GTTTGACCGTATGGGGGCAGGTGGGCCACTCTTCATTGATGTGACCTGGCACCCTGCTGGAGACCCTGGATCAGACAAGGAGACCTCCTCCATGATGATAGCCAGCACGGCTGTCAACTACTGTGGCCTGGAGACTGTGCTGCACCTCACCTGCTGCAACCAGACCAAGCAGCAGATCACTGCACATCTGAGCAAGGCCAAGCACCTGGGCCTTAAGAACATCATGGCTCTAAGGGGAG ATCCCATGGGAGCTGAATGGGAAGAAGAGGAGGGAGGTTTCAACTATGCCACAGACCTGGTCAAACACATTCGCTCTGAATTTGGTGACTATTTTGATATCTGTGTTGCTG GCTACCCCACTGGCCACCCGGAGGCAGTGACCTATGAGGATGACCTGAAACATCTGAAGGAGAAGGTGGATGTGGGGGCTGATTTTATCGTCACACAGCTCTTCTTCAGACCAGAAACATTCCTCAAGTTTGTCAAGGACTGCAGGGCTATGGGGATCACCTGTCCCATTTTGCCTGGAATCTTTCCTATTCAG GGGTACCAGTCTCTGCGCCAGCTGGTGAAACTCTCCAAACTGGAGGTTCCTGAAGAGATCAAGCAGGTGATCGAGCCCATCAAGGACAATGATGCTGCCATCCGTAACTATGGCATTGACCAGGCAGTGGGCATGTGCAGAGTGCTGCTAAAAAGTGGTGTGGTGCCTGGCCTCCACTTCTATACTCTCAACAGAGAGGTGGCTACCATGGaggtcctgaagcagctggGCTTGTGGATTGAAGACCCCAG GCGGCCACTCCCATGGGCAGTCAGCGCTCATCCTAAACGCAAAGTGGAAGATGTCAGACCAATTTTCTGGGCTTCCAGACCCAAGAGTTACATCTACAGGACACAGGAGTGGGACGAGTTCCCCAATGGAAGATG GGGGAACTCATCATCACCTGCTTTTGGAGAGCTGAACGACTATTACCTCTTTTACTTGAAGAGCAAGTGTTCCAAGGAGGCCCTGCTGAAGATGTGGGGAGAGGAGCTGATGAATGAGGAGAGCGTCTTTGAAGTGTTCACTAACTATATCACCGCACAACCCAACTGTGCTGGGAACAAG GTGATGTGTTTGCCATGGAATGAGGACCCACTGGCTCCGGAGACGAACCTGCTGAAGGACCAGCTGGAGAAAGTGAACCGGCGCGGTGTCTTGACCATCAACTCCCAGCCCAACATCAACGGGAGCCCGTCCTCTGACCCTGTTGTGGGGTGGGGCCCCCCTGGAGGATATGTCTTCCAGAAG GCATATCTGGAGTTTTTCACATCAAGTGAAAATGTCACAGCACTTCTTCAGGTACTAAAAAAGTACGAGCCCCGTGTTAACTACCACATTGTGAATGTCAag GGAAAGAACATAACAAATGCTCATGAAATGCAGCCGAATGCTGTGACTTGGGGGATTTTTCCTGGCCGAGAGATTGTGCAGCCAACAGTTGTGGATCCTGTCAGCTTCATGTTCTGGAAG GATGAAGCCTTTGCTTTATGGATTGAGCAGTGGGCTAAACTGTATGAGGAAGAGTCCCCTTCTCGCATGATCATCCAGTACATCCATGACAACTACTACCTGGTCAACCTGGTGGACAATGACTTCCCTCTGGACAGCTGTCTGTGGCAGGTTATAGAGGACATGTTTGAGCTGTTGGATTCTCCTGCTGAACATCCTGAATAA